In Myxococcus stipitatus, the following are encoded in one genomic region:
- a CDS encoding 4'-phosphopantetheinyl transferase family protein codes for MNPPDFSVEVVKVELPGGPRITVAVVPLSSVRRAWPIQSDGPISRVLTPAEIAVSGMHGVLERRLAHLAGRIAAKLALLSHLRAQGFFLEARELGLTQMMAGPREGRPVAQLPAGVPACDVSISHSHGLALAVVSSGGRVGVDLERVAPRSVAFLEEAFNEVERAWLEERARFEGRTLDELSSLGWCLKEALVKCSGEGLRAALQQVTFEGWTELRGPRVHLAPLTEGPDAFARLVHLKVPGARESDVTGLLMLGQGYALAVLHDAREEGVWMGEAGRFALREASS; via the coding sequence GTGAATCCCCCTGACTTCAGCGTGGAGGTGGTGAAGGTCGAGCTGCCGGGCGGGCCGCGCATCACCGTGGCGGTGGTGCCGTTGTCCTCCGTGCGCCGAGCCTGGCCCATCCAGTCCGATGGCCCCATCTCGCGCGTGTTGACCCCCGCGGAGATCGCCGTGAGCGGGATGCATGGTGTGCTCGAGCGGAGGCTCGCCCATCTGGCTGGACGCATCGCCGCGAAGCTCGCGCTGCTCTCGCACCTGCGAGCGCAAGGCTTCTTCTTGGAGGCTCGTGAGCTGGGACTCACCCAGATGATGGCGGGGCCCCGGGAGGGGCGGCCCGTCGCCCAGCTTCCGGCGGGCGTGCCCGCTTGTGACGTGTCGATATCGCATTCGCACGGCCTGGCGCTGGCGGTCGTGTCGAGTGGCGGAAGGGTGGGCGTGGACCTGGAGCGGGTCGCGCCTCGGTCCGTCGCGTTTCTGGAGGAGGCCTTCAACGAGGTGGAGCGCGCGTGGCTCGAGGAGCGGGCCCGGTTCGAAGGGCGGACACTGGATGAGCTGTCGAGCCTGGGATGGTGCCTCAAGGAAGCGCTGGTGAAGTGCTCGGGGGAGGGGCTGCGCGCGGCGCTTCAGCAGGTGACCTTCGAGGGATGGACGGAGCTGCGGGGCCCGCGGGTGCACCTGGCTCCTCTGACAGAGGGACCGGATGCGTTCGCCCGGCTCGTCCACCTGAAGGTTCCAGGGGCACGGGAGTCAGACGTCACGGGCCTGCTGATGTTGGGGCAGGGGTACGCGCTGGCGGTCCTTCATGACGCGCGTGAGGAAGGCGTGTGGATGGGAGAGGCGGGGCGGTTCGCTTTGAGGGAGGCCTCGTCATGA
- a CDS encoding polyketide synthase dehydratase domain-containing protein — MIRGGPTLGTVVACDGSWRFERGVDIQSDPYLLDHVVEGKPVFPAAYLVGLMTQAAHRVLPDHQVLGVDDVSFVQAAHFMGTRALEFAVTAECSEARHVAVGISSSMAPPRAGFPRIHRTHARGTVRMGERVAQTARFQRLDFTRAGDYAELYRLPREIQHGPSFLAGRRYRQPAPKQLLATVSPPDPSPRGWRLEADEPGWPASLLNAILHVGFSLGVLARERTVLPLELASAKLHAIPDGEVQVFARMTEAREGRLTFHVVSWDTDGRLVALFRGFTVQEVP; from the coding sequence ATGATTCGCGGCGGGCCCACGCTGGGGACCGTGGTGGCGTGTGATGGGAGCTGGCGCTTCGAGCGCGGCGTCGACATCCAGTCGGACCCCTATCTGCTGGACCACGTCGTCGAGGGCAAGCCGGTGTTTCCCGCCGCGTACCTGGTGGGCTTGATGACCCAGGCAGCCCACCGTGTGTTGCCAGACCATCAGGTGCTGGGCGTCGATGACGTGAGCTTCGTGCAGGCGGCTCATTTCATGGGCACGCGGGCCCTGGAGTTCGCTGTCACGGCGGAGTGCTCGGAGGCACGTCACGTCGCGGTGGGCATCTCCTCGAGCATGGCGCCACCTCGCGCGGGGTTCCCTCGCATCCACAGAACCCATGCTCGGGGAACCGTGCGGATGGGGGAGCGCGTCGCGCAGACCGCGCGCTTTCAGCGCTTGGATTTCACCCGGGCGGGGGACTACGCGGAGCTGTACCGGTTGCCGCGAGAGATTCAGCACGGGCCTTCGTTCCTCGCGGGTCGGAGGTATCGGCAACCCGCGCCGAAGCAACTGCTCGCCACGGTGTCTCCTCCAGACCCCTCACCGCGAGGGTGGAGGTTGGAGGCGGATGAGCCGGGGTGGCCCGCGTCGCTGCTCAACGCCATCCTCCATGTGGGCTTCTCCCTGGGGGTGTTGGCTCGCGAGCGGACGGTCCTCCCGCTGGAGCTGGCCTCCGCGAAGCTGCACGCGATTCCGGACGGTGAGGTCCAGGTGTTCGCGCGGATGACGGAGGCTCGGGAGGGACGACTGACCTTCCACGTGGTCTCCTGGGACACGGATGGACGGCTGGTGGCGCTCTTCCGCGGCTTCACCGTGCAGGAGGTTCCATGA
- a CDS encoding C45 family autoproteolytic acyltransferase/hydolase, translating to MPSDTGGSLPLVVLSGRPHEVGRQYGSLMREEIARAVAVQDEAIRPMLELIGTTEQAMRQRLETLAALLPEDIHEEVRGVAEASGFPRETILYHTLVLDILSGAPIGCSQFAAFGRATVEGRVLHGHNLDVPYASLAKFMRPTCIVYRLEGRIPFMSVTFWPVALGVCSGMNAEGLSLGVNVPVAPLDPRTFYPLTFQNREVLSRARTLDEARGVLEGLPRGGSWNLMMSHRSGQAMVWEQVGPHSGRYSAHPEQDFIVSTNHLRVAHKSARGHEAVALEMLQDMQEDSLHRYRRLEQLMRGHWGGVQLDTAVGFLRDCGEQEGGASPSMKTICRADNALSMVYEPASLTLDFAAGSVPAALASRRRIQLAPLFQSSPAQVNEERGAFPMQGTAREPDCRVRTFTLDEDVYLTEHLVNGVPVLPGASAIEWLAEVAAISGGDAVREVRDVSLEKFIRVRPERPTQASVRTARTREGLEVSAYADLLNPRGAVLRADVPHYRAEVLLGERPRRKVPKGFGTARGVDGELAFSRSYVKDAYFHVGPPFRIVDWISYPSPTEAIASLHIPEPTSYFASIPWARFWLNPFVLDGCFQLAGTLGILHNLRAPVPKGAHRLVLGRTPRPGERLWCLARLNREVGELLFYDFTVWDEEGSICLEAHDYCSISVDAYTPEQKAYLRSALDPSGVLQPGVLERRAHA from the coding sequence ATGCCATCTGACACAGGCGGGTCGCTCCCGCTGGTGGTCCTGTCGGGTCGTCCCCATGAGGTGGGCCGGCAGTACGGCTCCCTCATGCGGGAGGAGATTGCTCGCGCCGTCGCGGTCCAGGACGAGGCCATCCGGCCCATGCTCGAGCTGATTGGCACGACGGAGCAGGCCATGCGGCAGCGCCTGGAGACGCTCGCGGCGCTGCTGCCCGAGGACATCCACGAAGAGGTGCGAGGCGTCGCGGAGGCGAGCGGCTTTCCGCGAGAGACCATCCTCTACCACACGCTGGTGTTGGACATCCTGTCGGGGGCGCCCATCGGGTGCTCGCAGTTCGCGGCCTTCGGTCGCGCGACCGTCGAAGGGAGGGTCCTGCACGGACACAACCTGGATGTGCCGTACGCGTCGCTGGCGAAGTTCATGCGGCCCACGTGCATCGTCTATCGGCTCGAAGGTCGCATCCCCTTCATGTCGGTGACCTTCTGGCCGGTGGCGTTGGGGGTGTGCTCCGGGATGAACGCCGAGGGGCTGAGCCTTGGTGTGAATGTCCCGGTGGCTCCGCTGGACCCGCGCACGTTCTATCCGCTCACGTTCCAGAACCGGGAGGTGCTCTCTCGGGCGCGGACGCTCGATGAGGCGCGTGGGGTGCTGGAGGGCCTGCCTCGCGGTGGAAGCTGGAACCTGATGATGTCCCATCGCTCGGGGCAGGCGATGGTCTGGGAGCAGGTGGGGCCTCACTCGGGGCGGTACTCGGCGCATCCGGAGCAGGACTTCATCGTCTCCACCAACCACCTTCGAGTCGCACACAAGTCGGCCCGAGGCCACGAGGCCGTGGCCTTGGAGATGTTGCAGGACATGCAGGAGGACTCCCTGCACCGGTACCGGCGGCTGGAGCAGCTCATGCGTGGGCACTGGGGGGGCGTCCAACTGGATACGGCCGTCGGCTTCCTGCGCGACTGTGGTGAGCAGGAGGGTGGGGCATCGCCTTCGATGAAGACCATCTGCCGGGCGGACAACGCCTTGAGCATGGTCTACGAGCCGGCGAGTTTGACCTTGGACTTCGCGGCGGGGAGTGTCCCCGCGGCGCTGGCTTCGCGGCGGCGGATTCAGCTCGCGCCATTGTTCCAATCTTCGCCCGCGCAGGTGAATGAGGAGCGAGGCGCGTTTCCCATGCAGGGGACGGCGCGTGAGCCGGATTGCCGGGTTCGCACCTTCACGCTCGATGAAGACGTCTACCTCACCGAGCACCTGGTCAACGGAGTCCCCGTGTTGCCAGGAGCCTCGGCCATCGAGTGGCTCGCCGAGGTCGCGGCGATTTCGGGAGGGGACGCCGTCCGCGAGGTTCGTGACGTATCGCTCGAGAAGTTCATCCGCGTCCGGCCCGAGCGTCCGACGCAGGCGAGTGTCCGCACCGCGCGGACGCGAGAGGGGCTGGAGGTCTCCGCCTACGCCGACCTGCTGAACCCCAGGGGCGCGGTGCTGCGCGCGGACGTGCCGCACTACCGCGCGGAGGTGTTGTTGGGCGAGCGTCCGCGGCGGAAGGTCCCCAAGGGATTCGGTACGGCCCGAGGGGTGGATGGAGAGCTGGCCTTCAGCCGCTCCTACGTGAAGGACGCGTACTTCCACGTCGGACCTCCCTTCCGCATCGTGGATTGGATCAGCTATCCCAGTCCGACGGAGGCCATCGCGAGCCTTCACATCCCCGAGCCGACGTCCTACTTCGCCTCGATTCCTTGGGCGCGCTTCTGGCTCAACCCCTTCGTCCTCGACGGGTGTTTCCAGCTCGCTGGTACGCTGGGCATCCTGCACAACCTGAGGGCCCCTGTTCCGAAGGGTGCGCATCGGTTGGTGCTGGGCCGGACGCCGAGACCGGGTGAGCGGCTGTGGTGCCTCGCGCGTCTGAACCGCGAGGTGGGCGAGCTCCTCTTCTACGACTTCACTGTCTGGGATGAGGAGGGGAGCATCTGCCTCGAGGCCCACGACTACTGCTCCATCAGCGTGGACGCCTATACGCCGGAACAGAAGGCGTATCTGAGGAGCGCCCTGGACCCATCCGGAGTCCTCCAGCCAGGAGTCCTCGAGAGGCGCGCGCATGCGTAG
- a CDS encoding beta-ketoacyl synthase N-terminal-like domain-containing protein, which yields MSPARFRPVAIVGVGCVFPQANSVEAFWSKLLTGGTALGVLNEREFRSDGYFDSSPTTPDRTHCRHGALVDELELDARRYRIPPKVLRDMHRMQLAFIDATAQALDDARRSLTGVAPERVGLVLGSTGGGLRPGARVHTRLVDMLRSLSASRTLSSRHPGMAAELSEALTVQLQAELSGTSETEATASFSSIWAGRAAKLFDLRGPHFTVDAGHASSLAAIQSASQQLNSGDCDVVLASGCSQLLTPHDLVAFGKQGALGTSSLVPFDSRSGGTLLGEGVGVFVLRRLEDAVASGAKVYAVIRGIGAASSGASSSLLTPGPKGQVLAMREAYARAGYGPREVQYVECHGSGIPEEDATELASLRELWSEAEDSSRVRLGAVKELTGHLQAASGAAGLLKVALSLFHKVLPPQHTARDSADLRASPFHFAKTPSPWPPVKDGARRASVNAIGLGGLNYHLTLEEFSADAHACLAATLRPPRPPEPIAIVGLGGIFPGASDVASLWGNLLEKRCAIGAIPPERAETARYLDPTRKSKARPYTNLAGYVVDGSWPQERVRVSEGVAAQIDRGQSWTMRAALQALDDAGHSPGSVDPRRVAVAMGYMPPLEREFQTQARVYYAEFDERLEAQLRKRGIDAETARRIRDEVEAEYKRELPPINAETLPGYLGSLAVARVAHHLDFQGPVMMVESACASSLAAVDIAANFLHTRESDLVLAGGMYATLGVDAMTQWCSFGGLSQSGSFPFDARADGYVTSEGAAMLALKRLSDAEAAGDRIYAVIRAVAGATDPKSASIWAPSSEGQAQAVRRAVEKAGVTPEDIQYLEGHGTGTPVGDPVEVETYRAVYGRAGAGRKVFLGSIKSNLGHLNSGAGAASLLKVALALHHGQVPPNAGFATPNPVIPWRELPFHVPTRPEPWEPDEHGVRRAGVTSLGLGGTSFHAVVEEHVPKATVLRIDGAERGELLSKVEHLLSERGHVPDRKSERGADDVETPCRFAVALPSGMTARRMLSRARDALAGAATLAMPEQGLYFYDTRDSRRLHERKVAWVFAAGGSAPANGLHALAERYPEVLTTLDDAASAFEDVTGQPLRIASGQDGLPGDLSEVVTGVAYYRLLRARGLRVDILLGEGAGEYSALAASGMLSMRDTVRALFLRSRARAHLDSRPSRPGASALQALREGLVELAWSSPQVPVLSAVHGRYHEASPQVGFLARHLALLDAQPSRFHEHVRRIYDDGVRVFLEAGSGESLAACLESTPGIAAQVMHARHPAGTEAVERFQRLWAFSDVHRLLPSAERARALRPGSTFHEEQVR from the coding sequence ATGAGCCCCGCGCGCTTCCGTCCCGTCGCCATCGTGGGCGTGGGGTGCGTGTTCCCCCAGGCGAACAGCGTGGAGGCTTTCTGGTCGAAGCTCTTGACGGGCGGCACGGCCCTGGGAGTGCTGAACGAGCGGGAGTTCCGCTCGGACGGATACTTCGACTCCTCGCCGACGACACCCGACCGCACGCATTGCCGTCATGGCGCGCTCGTGGACGAACTGGAGCTGGACGCGCGGAGGTACCGCATCCCGCCCAAGGTCTTGCGAGACATGCATCGGATGCAGCTTGCGTTCATCGACGCCACCGCACAGGCGCTCGATGACGCGCGGAGGAGCCTGACGGGAGTGGCACCAGAGCGTGTCGGGTTGGTGCTCGGGTCGACAGGCGGTGGATTGCGCCCTGGGGCTCGTGTCCACACTCGGCTCGTGGACATGCTGCGCTCCCTGTCCGCGTCGCGGACACTGTCCTCCCGTCATCCGGGAATGGCGGCGGAGCTGTCGGAGGCGCTCACGGTTCAGCTTCAAGCGGAGCTGTCCGGGACCAGCGAGACCGAGGCCACCGCGTCGTTCAGCAGCATCTGGGCGGGCCGCGCCGCCAAGCTCTTCGACCTGCGAGGGCCTCACTTCACGGTGGATGCGGGACATGCGTCCTCGCTGGCGGCCATTCAGAGCGCGAGCCAGCAGCTCAACTCCGGGGACTGCGACGTGGTGTTGGCGTCGGGATGCAGCCAACTGCTGACGCCGCATGACCTGGTGGCGTTCGGCAAACAGGGAGCGTTGGGGACGTCCTCGCTGGTGCCGTTCGACTCCCGCTCGGGTGGCACGCTCCTGGGGGAAGGTGTCGGCGTGTTCGTCCTGCGCCGGCTGGAAGACGCGGTGGCGTCGGGCGCGAAGGTCTACGCGGTCATCCGAGGCATCGGCGCGGCGTCCAGCGGTGCGAGCTCCTCGCTCCTGACTCCGGGGCCGAAGGGCCAGGTCCTGGCGATGCGCGAAGCCTATGCGCGGGCAGGCTATGGACCCCGCGAGGTGCAGTATGTGGAATGCCATGGCTCGGGGATACCCGAGGAGGACGCGACCGAACTCGCGAGCCTGCGTGAGCTCTGGTCCGAAGCGGAGGATTCATCGCGGGTGCGGCTGGGCGCGGTGAAGGAGCTGACAGGGCACCTCCAGGCGGCCTCGGGAGCAGCGGGGTTGTTGAAGGTGGCCCTCTCGCTGTTCCACAAGGTGCTCCCGCCCCAACACACCGCGCGGGACTCCGCGGATCTCCGCGCCTCGCCGTTCCACTTCGCGAAGACGCCGTCGCCATGGCCGCCGGTCAAGGACGGGGCGCGGCGCGCATCGGTCAACGCCATCGGGTTGGGGGGACTGAACTATCACCTGACGCTCGAGGAGTTCTCCGCGGACGCGCATGCATGCCTCGCGGCCACCTTGCGCCCACCGCGTCCTCCCGAGCCCATCGCCATCGTGGGGTTGGGAGGTATCTTTCCGGGCGCGAGTGACGTCGCGAGCCTTTGGGGCAACCTGCTGGAGAAGCGCTGCGCGATTGGCGCGATCCCACCCGAGCGAGCGGAGACCGCCCGCTACCTGGACCCGACGCGCAAGAGCAAGGCCCGGCCCTACACCAACCTCGCGGGCTACGTCGTCGATGGGAGCTGGCCACAAGAGCGGGTCCGCGTCTCGGAGGGCGTCGCGGCGCAGATAGACCGAGGGCAGAGCTGGACGATGCGGGCCGCGTTGCAGGCGCTCGACGATGCCGGGCACTCACCCGGGAGCGTGGACCCACGGCGCGTCGCGGTCGCGATGGGCTACATGCCGCCGCTCGAGCGTGAGTTCCAGACGCAGGCGCGCGTGTACTACGCGGAGTTCGACGAACGGCTCGAGGCGCAGTTGCGGAAGCGGGGCATCGACGCCGAGACGGCGCGCCGCATCCGCGACGAGGTGGAGGCGGAGTACAAGCGCGAGCTGCCTCCCATCAACGCCGAGACGCTGCCGGGCTATCTCGGCAGTCTCGCGGTGGCGCGTGTCGCGCATCACCTGGACTTCCAGGGGCCGGTGATGATGGTGGAGTCTGCGTGTGCCTCCAGCCTGGCGGCCGTGGACATCGCCGCCAACTTCCTGCACACGCGCGAGAGTGACCTGGTGCTCGCGGGTGGCATGTACGCGACGCTGGGTGTGGACGCCATGACCCAGTGGTGCTCCTTCGGAGGTTTGTCGCAAAGCGGCTCGTTTCCATTCGATGCGCGAGCCGATGGCTACGTGACGAGCGAAGGCGCGGCCATGCTCGCGCTCAAGCGCCTCTCGGATGCGGAGGCGGCGGGTGACCGCATCTACGCGGTGATTCGCGCGGTCGCGGGAGCCACCGACCCGAAGAGCGCTTCCATCTGGGCGCCATCATCGGAGGGACAGGCGCAGGCGGTGCGCAGGGCCGTGGAGAAGGCCGGAGTCACTCCCGAGGACATCCAGTATCTGGAAGGCCACGGCACGGGGACGCCGGTGGGGGACCCCGTCGAGGTGGAGACGTATCGCGCGGTGTACGGGCGCGCGGGAGCCGGGAGGAAGGTCTTCCTGGGCTCCATCAAGTCGAACCTGGGCCACCTGAACTCCGGAGCAGGAGCCGCGTCACTGCTCAAGGTCGCGCTCGCGCTGCACCATGGACAGGTTCCGCCCAACGCGGGCTTCGCGACGCCCAACCCGGTCATCCCGTGGCGTGAGCTGCCGTTCCATGTCCCCACGCGGCCCGAGCCATGGGAGCCCGACGAGCACGGTGTCCGCCGCGCGGGCGTCACCTCATTGGGCTTGGGAGGCACCAGCTTCCACGCGGTCGTGGAGGAGCATGTGCCCAAGGCCACGGTGCTGCGCATCGATGGAGCGGAGCGAGGCGAGCTGCTCTCGAAGGTGGAGCACCTTCTGAGCGAGCGCGGACATGTGCCCGATAGGAAGTCGGAGCGAGGCGCGGATGACGTGGAGACTCCATGCCGCTTCGCGGTGGCGCTGCCCTCCGGGATGACCGCACGACGGATGCTATCGCGTGCTCGGGATGCACTGGCGGGCGCGGCGACGCTCGCGATGCCGGAGCAGGGACTCTATTTCTACGACACGCGCGATTCGCGCCGGCTCCATGAGCGGAAGGTGGCCTGGGTCTTCGCGGCGGGAGGGAGCGCCCCCGCGAATGGGCTCCACGCGCTGGCCGAACGGTATCCCGAGGTGCTCACCACGCTGGATGACGCGGCGTCCGCTTTCGAGGACGTCACGGGGCAGCCGCTGCGAATCGCGTCGGGGCAGGACGGACTTCCTGGCGACCTGTCGGAGGTCGTGACCGGGGTCGCGTACTACCGGCTGCTGCGCGCTCGCGGGCTTCGGGTCGACATCCTGTTGGGGGAGGGGGCAGGGGAGTACAGCGCCCTGGCCGCGAGTGGAATGCTCTCGATGAGGGACACGGTGCGCGCCTTGTTCCTGAGGTCTCGTGCACGAGCGCACCTCGACTCTCGCCCCTCGCGTCCTGGTGCGAGCGCGCTGCAAGCCTTGAGGGAGGGACTGGTGGAGCTTGCCTGGAGTTCTCCCCAGGTGCCGGTCCTGTCCGCCGTGCATGGGCGCTACCACGAGGCCTCACCTCAGGTTGGTTTCCTCGCGCGACACCTCGCCTTGCTGGATGCGCAGCCCTCTCGCTTCCACGAGCACGTGCGCCGCATCTACGACGACGGAGTGCGCGTGTTTCTCGAGGCCGGTTCTGGTGAGTCGTTGGCCGCTTGTCTCGAGTCCACGCCGGGCATCGCCGCGCAGGTGATGCATGCCCGGCATCCCGCTGGGACGGAAGCGGTCGAGCGGTTCCAGCGCCTGTGGGCCTTCAGTGACGTTCACCGTTTGCTGCCATCCGCTGAGCGCGCTCGCGCGCTCCGGCCTGGAAGCACCTTCCATGAAGAGCAAGTGAGATGA
- a CDS encoding polyketide synthase: MRSVRQEPIAIIGMGCVLPDAPDVPAYWRNLQSGHVSVRHLSGARWDWSQYGSDDPGAVDRTYSFLGAPVDGPRFDWKKFKVPPIELKLLHTIEMMVLESAFQAMTSAGYTPERSFARDRVAVIAGSSGMGRKSNLGFNTKWRLPELLRAARAAPAWNQLSTENAERLVRELQTEFAQQHIDSSDDWTFWGFMSPVLGRVCSLFDLHGPHFCVDAHAASGLAALETAVQGLMNGEWDMALVGAASPALSPMEYVLHGKLRRLSTRGVFPLDARADGTALGEGAVMLLLKPLEAARRDGDPIQAVLRGVAGVNRGAGPSLTGTDPRAHHQAAREALRRADVPVDSVSYLETGATGVPAWDGHLVAGLGSAYREAGHVSLGAVAESVGDLQTASGLAALLKVVLMLREHSLIPQRSFQTWHPDLVLKDTPFDVSARNDWPTRGPRRAAIHAAGFGGVAYHAVVEEHVPETSRPSSVRRAPRSPGAASEAIAIVGLSCKYPGASAPQRLWENTLQGHHAVRDIPESRWPVSLYHDATREWLGGRDAYFRVYTPKAGQVQDTPELSPEFGLPPSAVAEMDVSQRWALEVAKAAVEDAGFGQQGRTLPPERTAVIVATTPGNRQETLVETRLAYPEFASIYRQVLSRAGISGEAAERLIEEARQGFLGGAPQVTSHTLPGLLNSAPATRVARALDARGPAFTVESACASTLTALSLAIQGLRDGRWDVAVVGGVWSIITAPFCVSMCFVRTISPKGMTQPFSKDADGFVHGEGCGIFVLKRLSDAKEDGDRIHAVIQGVGGSTDGRGKSIFASQARGQELAMRRALLDGGVEPSGIQYVEAHGSGMLEGDLPEAEALLEVYGRPEQPVTLGALKPLIGHSYVASAGAGVIRAVLALQRGVLPPLFTGAALNPRLASYEGPLAFPREARPWRVDGGPRRAAVNAYGFGGTNYHLILEEHRESP, encoded by the coding sequence ATGCGTAGCGTTCGCCAGGAGCCCATCGCCATCATCGGGATGGGGTGCGTGCTGCCCGACGCGCCCGACGTGCCAGCGTACTGGCGCAACCTCCAGTCCGGGCATGTGTCCGTGCGTCACCTGTCGGGTGCGCGCTGGGATTGGAGCCAGTACGGCAGCGACGACCCGGGCGCGGTGGACCGTACGTACTCGTTTCTAGGTGCTCCGGTGGATGGGCCTCGCTTTGACTGGAAGAAGTTCAAGGTTCCTCCCATCGAGCTCAAGCTGCTGCACACCATCGAGATGATGGTGCTCGAGTCCGCCTTCCAGGCGATGACGAGCGCGGGCTACACGCCCGAGCGCTCGTTCGCGCGAGACCGTGTCGCGGTGATTGCTGGCTCCAGCGGAATGGGGCGCAAGAGCAACCTGGGCTTCAACACGAAGTGGCGACTCCCCGAGTTGCTTCGTGCGGCGCGCGCGGCTCCGGCGTGGAATCAACTCTCCACGGAGAATGCGGAGCGGCTCGTGCGAGAGCTCCAGACGGAGTTCGCCCAGCAGCACATCGACAGCTCGGATGATTGGACCTTCTGGGGCTTCATGAGCCCGGTGTTGGGACGTGTCTGTAGCTTGTTCGACCTGCACGGCCCGCACTTCTGCGTGGATGCACATGCCGCTTCGGGTCTCGCCGCGCTCGAGACGGCGGTCCAGGGCTTGATGAATGGTGAGTGGGACATGGCGCTGGTGGGAGCCGCCAGCCCAGCGCTGTCGCCAATGGAGTACGTGCTGCACGGCAAGCTGCGGCGGCTGTCGACGCGTGGCGTGTTCCCACTGGATGCCCGCGCGGATGGCACCGCGCTCGGTGAGGGCGCGGTGATGCTGTTGCTCAAGCCGCTGGAGGCCGCGCGCCGGGATGGTGACCCCATCCAGGCGGTGCTCCGTGGCGTGGCTGGCGTCAATCGGGGGGCGGGCCCGTCACTGACGGGAACGGACCCGAGGGCGCATCACCAGGCCGCGAGGGAGGCCCTGCGTCGAGCCGATGTCCCGGTCGACTCGGTCTCCTATCTGGAGACGGGCGCGACGGGTGTGCCCGCCTGGGACGGCCATCTCGTCGCGGGGCTGGGGAGCGCCTATCGAGAGGCCGGCCATGTGTCGCTGGGCGCCGTCGCGGAGTCGGTGGGCGACTTGCAGACCGCCTCGGGCCTCGCGGCGTTGCTCAAGGTGGTCCTGATGCTGCGGGAGCACAGCCTCATTCCACAGCGCTCCTTCCAGACGTGGCACCCGGACCTCGTGTTGAAGGACACGCCGTTCGACGTCAGCGCGCGGAATGACTGGCCCACGCGAGGACCCAGGCGCGCGGCCATCCATGCCGCGGGTTTCGGTGGCGTCGCGTATCACGCGGTGGTGGAGGAGCATGTGCCGGAGACGTCGCGGCCCTCCTCGGTGAGACGCGCGCCGCGCTCGCCAGGCGCCGCCTCGGAAGCCATCGCCATCGTGGGGCTCTCCTGCAAGTACCCGGGGGCCTCCGCGCCCCAGAGGCTCTGGGAGAACACCCTCCAGGGACACCACGCGGTGCGGGACATCCCCGAGTCTCGCTGGCCCGTGTCGCTCTATCACGACGCCACGCGAGAGTGGCTGGGTGGCCGGGATGCCTACTTCCGCGTGTACACGCCGAAGGCGGGACAGGTTCAGGACACTCCTGAGCTCTCACCTGAGTTCGGACTGCCGCCCAGCGCGGTCGCCGAGATGGATGTGTCGCAGCGTTGGGCCTTGGAGGTCGCGAAGGCGGCGGTGGAGGACGCGGGGTTCGGGCAGCAGGGGCGGACGCTGCCGCCGGAGCGCACGGCGGTCATCGTGGCCACGACGCCGGGAAACCGTCAGGAGACCCTCGTCGAGACGCGGCTGGCCTACCCTGAGTTCGCCAGCATCTACCGCCAGGTGTTGAGCCGGGCGGGGATTTCGGGTGAGGCGGCGGAGCGCCTCATCGAGGAGGCGCGTCAGGGCTTCCTGGGGGGAGCGCCGCAGGTGACTTCCCACACACTCCCTGGGCTGCTCAACAGCGCACCCGCGACGCGTGTCGCGCGAGCGTTGGATGCGCGGGGGCCCGCGTTCACGGTGGAGTCCGCCTGTGCCTCCACGCTCACCGCCTTGAGCCTGGCGATCCAAGGGCTGCGTGACGGCCGATGGGACGTGGCGGTGGTGGGCGGCGTGTGGTCCATCATCACGGCGCCATTCTGCGTGAGCATGTGTTTCGTCCGGACCATCTCTCCGAAGGGGATGACGCAGCCGTTCTCGAAGGACGCGGACGGCTTCGTCCACGGAGAGGGCTGCGGCATCTTCGTCTTGAAGCGGCTCTCGGACGCGAAGGAGGACGGGGACCGGATTCACGCCGTGATTCAGGGCGTCGGGGGTTCGACGGATGGAAGAGGCAAGTCCATCTTCGCGAGTCAGGCACGAGGTCAGGAACTGGCGATGCGGCGCGCGCTCCTGGACGGCGGGGTCGAGCCCTCGGGCATCCAGTACGTCGAAGCACACGGGAGCGGCATGTTGGAGGGAGATCTCCCCGAGGCGGAGGCGCTGCTCGAGGTCTACGGTCGGCCAGAGCAGCCCGTGACGTTGGGTGCACTGAAGCCGCTGATTGGACATTCCTACGTCGCGTCCGCGGGGGCGGGGGTCATCCGAGCCGTGCTCGCGCTTCAGCGCGGCGTCCTCCCGCCGCTCTTCACTGGAGCCGCGTTGAACCCACGACTGGCGTCCTACGAAGGCCCGCTGGCCTTTCCTCGCGAGGCGCGGCCCTGGCGAGTGGACGGAGGCCCTCGGCGCGCGGCTGTGAATGCGTATGGCTTTGGCGGAACCAACTACCACCTCATCCTCGAAGAGCACCGTGAATCCCCCTGA